One Brassica napus cultivar Da-Ae chromosome C4, Da-Ae, whole genome shotgun sequence genomic region harbors:
- the LOC106450432 gene encoding transcription factor MYB12, with protein sequence MGRAPCCEKVGIKRGRWTAEEDQILSSYIQSNGEGSWRSLPKNAGLKRCGKSCRLRWVNYLRSDLRRGNITPEEEELVVKMHSTLGNRWSLIASHLPGRTDNEIKNYWNSHLSRKLHYIRKSHNVPAVTMNPPPTSQRLPEKRRPGRTSRSAMKPKTHKPKTRKTKKTSAQPEPDANVAINAVVGEDALMMELSGAEADVGPRDDYYYGACHEGGDWCYTNNNNNNNNNNNNNNNNLLSINGDNGVLSFDEHDIIDLLLDESDPGNVFTSSVGDGELSPLGDSTLARGSSETSNLGNLDCLQPCRSVESFLNYEHQVNDALTDEFIDWEFVWQEGNKSNKICDEKEASDPVVSWLLNGDDEATIGQSNCEKFGEPLDHDEENALVAWLLS encoded by the exons ATGGGAAGAGCGCCGTGTTGCGAGAAGGTCGGGATAAAGAGAGGGCGGTGGACAGCGGAGGAAGACCAGATTCTCTCCAGCTACATTCAATCCAATGGTGAAGGCTCTTGGAGATCTCTCCCCAAAAATGCCG gatTAAAAAGGTGTGGAAAGAGCTGTAGATTGAGATGGGTAAATTATCTTAGATCTGACCTCAGGCGCGGGAACATAactccagaagaagaagaactcgtTGTCAAAATGCATTCCACTTTGGGAAACAG GTGGTCACTGATTGCGAGTCATCTACCCGGGAGAACAGACAacgaaataaaaaattattggaaCTCTCATCTCAGCCGTAAACTCCACTACATCAGAAAGTCTCACAACGTCCCCGCCGTAACCATGAACCCTCCTCCGACGTCACAGCGTCTGCCGGAGAAACGGAGGCCAGGGAGAACCAGTAGATCGGCCATGAAACCCAAAACTCACAAACCAAAAACGAGAAAGACTAAGAAAACGTCTGCACAGCCGGAGCCAGACGCCAACGTAGCAATTAACGCGGTGGTGGGAGAAGATGCATTAATGATGGAGTTAAGTGGAGCCGAGGCTGACGTAGGACCACGTGATGACTACTACTATGGAGCGTGTCACGAAGGAGGAGATTGGTGCtatactaataataataataataataataataataataataataataataataatctcttGAGCATTAATGGTGACAATGGAGTTTTGTCCTTTGATGAACATGACATCATTGATCTTTTGTTGGACGAGTCAGATCCAGGCAACGTGTTTACATCGAGTGTTGGTGATGGGGAGTTGAGTCCTTTAGGAGACTCTACGTTAGCCAGAGGGTCATCAGAGACTTCAAACCTAGGTAACCTCGACTGTCTTCAGCCTTGTCGGTCGGTGGAGTCGTTTCTCAACTACGAGCATCAAGTTAACGATGCGTTGACGGATGAGTTTATTGATTGGGAATTTGTTTGGCAAGAAGGTAATAAGAGCAATAAAATTTGCGATGAGAAAGAGGCTTCTGATCCAGTGGTGTCGTGGCTTTTGAACGGTGACGATGAGGCCACGATCGGGCAAAGTAACTGCGAAAAATTTGGGGAACCGTTGGATCATGACGAGGAAAATGCGTTGGTCGCTTGGCTTCTGTCTTGA